CATCTTCGGTTCCTGCTTTAGGGTAGCAATGTCGGCTGCGTTCTCGGGCTTCTGCATCTCCAAAATAAACTTGGAGAGCTGTGCCGTCTCCTTAACGTACGACAAGTCGAGAAACTCGGCTCCGTACTGCTCGAAGAGCACGTTTAGCCGCTGCGCAGCGGCAGCCTCGGCAGGCACCTCGGAGTACATTAAGCCCTGTACAACGGTACGGAAAATACGGTAGGCGCTATCGCGCTGTGCATCGAGGCTAAACAGCAGCTCGGTGTACGCATTCTTACGCGCCTTCATGTACCCCTGCACCATGAGGGTGTACGATTCCTTCACCCTAATAAAAGGCTTGGCGGTTAGCAATTCGGGTATCTCGGAGGTTTCGAAATAACCGATAATCTCCTTACCGTATCCAACGAGTGAATCGATAAGTCTCTTTGATAATGCTATAATCATTTTCATTGTACTGAATTTTTATTTATTGAAAGGCAGCTGCTCTCTAGTACAATCAAAAAAATTCAGG
This sequence is a window from Acetobacteroides hydrogenigenes. Protein-coding genes within it:
- a CDS encoding DUF6261 family protein, whose amino-acid sequence is MKMIIALSKRLIDSLVGYGKEIIGYFETSEIPELLTAKPFIRVKESYTLMVQGYMKARKNAYTELLFSLDAQRDSAYRIFRTVVQGLMYSEVPAEAAAAQRLNVLFEQYGAEFLDLSYVKETAQLSKFILEMQKPENAADIATLKQEPKMAKLVNAAKKFDDTYTLGVEDKAALAAYDSASVARREFEADLRKLMVYVEVMMDANDPKWVALCQKIEAFNIKFEQNEAKTKNEANKEDAPKA